Within Pseudomonas brassicacearum, the genomic segment GGGTATTTGTAAGTTCTGTTACTAACGTAGCGGCCGTTGAGTTCCAGTAACCCATCAAACCTGAGCGGCTGAAATGAAAGAGCATTTAGAGACATTCAAGAAGCGGTACGATCCGATTCATCAGGCCTATTGGACCGACGTCCTCAGCGACACGGCGCTGGCGGCCTGGCACCAGGAACAGTTACGGGAAGTGATCGGCCACGTGAAGCGGTCTTCGCCGTTCTATTCCAGGCACCTTGCCCAGGTCGACGAGCGTTCGCTGACCTTGGATGAGCTCGCCACCTTGCCATTCACGACCAAGGATGATCTGCGCGAGGCAGGCTTCGACATCTTGTCCGGCCCGCTGGAAGACAGCATCTTCTATTACGAGACCACGGGGACCACCGGGCCCGCCACGCCATGCCCGCGGGACCGCAAGGAAAGCTATGCGAGCAATCGCCAGCTGGCGATGGCCTACCAGGCCGTGATCGAAAAGCATTTTCCGGGCGAAAAGACCGTGGTCGGCATCATGGGGCCAACCGAGGTCCATTCCTTTGGTGACACCCTGGGCGATGTCTGCACCCAGCTCGACCTGTGCAATGCCAAGATCTGGCCGCACTCGCCGGTGATCGGTTGGCCCAAGGCACTGCAACTGCTCAAGGACCTGCGGATCGGCGTGCTCGCATCGGCGCCGGGGCTGTTGCTGGCCATGGCCAAGGAAGCCGAGCGCCAAGGCTTGAACCCACGCGAGGACTTCGCCCTGCGTGCGTTCATGATGAGCGGCGAGCTGTGCACGCCTGCGTTGAAGAACAACCTCTACAGCCTGTGGGGCGCGCAGGCCTACAACAGCCTGTATGGCTCCCAGGAGGCGATGATCATCGCGGCCTGCAACGCCAACGACCAGTTGGTGCCTCATCGCCTCAACTACATCATCGAAGTGCTCGATCCCAAATCCGGGGAAAGCCTGGGCGACACCGGCGACGGTGAGTTGTGCGTGACCATGCTGATCCCTGGCAGCAAGCCGTTGATTCGCTACCGCACGGGCGACCTGGTCTCGATCCAGTCGCGCCCCGGCTATGGGCAATCGATGCGCCAGACCGTCAAGGTCGTCGGTCGGGTGAAGGATGCCGTGCAACTGAACGATCGCGCCTTCTCGGCCGCACAGATCGAGCAGGCGCTGCTTGAAGGCGTCGAACAATGCCTTGGCTACCAGATCATCCTCAGTCGCGCCAATGATCGCGACACCGTCATCGCCAAGCTGGAAATGTCGCGCTTCTTCGAGGGCGATCGTGGGCGCCTGGTGCTGCTGATCAAGGAGCGCCTGCGCGAACGGCTGGGGGTCGATGCCACGGTCATGGTGGTGGGCGATCTGGCCGAGCACGTGAACCTTGGCAGTTGGTTCAGCTGGAAAGAAGCGCGCATCGTCGACCAGCGTCAAGGCCAGTGAGGTCAGCGATGAGCCTGTCTGTTCGCGTGATCGACCACGCCAATGAGCTGTTCGAGTCCGTCAGGCACCTCAGGAGTCGCTACCTGGGGACCAACCCGGCACGGGAGGATGACTTCGAGCGAAGGGAGCAGGTGCGTGATGCCTTGTCCTATCACCTGGTCTACCTGGACAAGGACGAAGTGGTCGGGACGTTGCGCGTCACCCCGCTGGGGCATGGCCTGAGCTTCGTCGAGCGAGCGGTCGACGTGCAGGCCTATTTCGAACAATCGACGGATGCCTTCGATGCCAATCGCCTGGTGCTGGACGAGCGATACCGGGGCGGGCGGCACCTGCGCCTGTTTCTCCTGCAAGCGGCCATTTGGCTGAAAGCCAACACCCACCTGCGATTCATCTCGGCACTGTGCCGCGGCCAATTGGCTGCGCTCTATGTCGGCCTGGGCGGGCGCGTGCTGGTGGATGACGTTACCTGGACCGGGGAACAGGTCGAGCGGCGCTACAGCCTCGTGTACCTGGAACTCGAAAGTGTTTACCTCAATGTTAAAGGAGCCAATTGAAATGCAAGCATTCTTCAAGGAACTCGACGCTATCGTCGAAGCGGGCTGGGCCCAGATCAAGCAGGGCGCCTACTGGAAATTCAGCCTGGACAACCCGACGCCGCCAGCCCTCTACCAACAGCTCATGCTGCAGGTCTACCACTACACCCGCTACAACTCGGTGAACCAGGCCGCCTGTGCCTACAGTGCCGATCCAGAGGACACGACGCTGTTGCGCTTCGTCTACAAGCACGCCTTGGAAGAGTTGGGCCACGAGCGCATGGTGCTGCGTGACCTGGAGTCGGTCGGGCTGCTGCCGCAGGCCATGCCGGCGCCCCTGGCGCCGACCCAGGCACTGATCGCCTTTCTCAACGATGTGGCTATCCGCAAGGGGCCGATCGCTCGCCTGGGCTACAGCTACTGGGCCGAGGACGTCTACGAGCACATCCAACCGATCCTGGAGCGGTTCCGTGCCGACCTGGGCTTGAAGGATGAGCAGATGACCTTCTTCGTCGCCCACTCGACCATCGACGAGAAGCACGCCGAGGAAGTGCGTATGGCGATGCAGCGTGCGGTGAAGACCGAGGAGGATCGTCGCCAGATCAAGGAAGTGGCCCGCGTCACGTTGTGGCTGACCGGGCAGTTGATGGAAGAGGCTTTGCGTGCCTACCTGGCTGGCGAAGAAGGGTTGCGGGAGGCGTCCTGAATCATGAATCTGACCATCATTGTCGGGTCAAGCCGACCTGGTGGTGTCAGTGCACGGGTGGTGGCGCTGGTGCGCCGCCACCTGGGCGAGGAGGTCGCGGTCGATGACATCTGGCTCAAGGATTACCGGATCGACTACTGCGACGCCGACAACGCCTGTTCCGACCAGGACTGCCAAGTGCAGGACGATGTCGGGCAGTTGGTGGCGCGGCTGGATCGCGCCGATGCGGTGCTCTATCTCCCCGTCATGCACGCCTACGGCACCAACAGCCGCTTCCAGGCGTTTCTGGAACGAGTCGGCTATGGCTTCCTGCGGCCACGGGAGCGTCCGCTGCGCGACAAGCTCGCGGCGATTGCGGTCGTCGGCCGACGCTATGGACACACGGCGGTTTTCTCCCAGGTCGCGCTGAACGTGCTGCTCAACAAAATGATTCTGGTCGGCTCGGGATTTCCGCCGTGCTTCCAGACCCAACTGGCCCACGATCCCGAAGCGGAACAGGCCCTGCGCGAGACACTCGATCGGCTCTGCGAGCATCACTGTCGACTTAACCCCCCGGCACTTGCGACGGGCAAGCCGGAAAGAATCCTGCGGCCCATTCAATTTCAGAAGGGATAACTGTCATGCCATTGAAAGATTCATTGCTCGCGTTACTGGTCGCGTTTCTCTGGGGCGCGCAGGTTACCGCAGTGAAAATCGGCGGCGCCGAGTTGCCGCCTATCCTCATGGTCGCCATGCGCTACGCGATCATGGCGCTGTTTCTGCTGCCGCTGCTCAAGCGCGTCAAGCGTGAACAGTTCGCGTCCGTGGCCCTGATCGCCACGATTACCGGGACCTTGCATTTCGGTTTGCTGTATTGCGGTATCGCCCGGGTAGACGCCTCTACCTCGGCGATCATCTATCAACTGGCGGCACCGTTTACCCTCGTCCTGGCATTCGCGTTATTGGGCGAAGTCCTGAAACTGCGGCTCCTGGCGGGCATCCTGCTGGCGTTCGCCGGTGTCCTGGTGCTACTGGCCACGCCATCGGCGGGTGGGACCTTCATCGGTATGTTGCTGGTGGCGCTGGCGGCCTTGGCATTCGCTGCCGGGTCAGTGTTGACCAAGCGTCTCGGGCCCCTGGATCCGCTGGCCTTGAGTGCCTGGACGGCGGTCATCGCCGCACCGCAACTGTTGCTGTGGTCCTTTGTCCAG encodes:
- a CDS encoding phenylacetate--CoA ligase family protein: MKEHLETFKKRYDPIHQAYWTDVLSDTALAAWHQEQLREVIGHVKRSSPFYSRHLAQVDERSLTLDELATLPFTTKDDLREAGFDILSGPLEDSIFYYETTGTTGPATPCPRDRKESYASNRQLAMAYQAVIEKHFPGEKTVVGIMGPTEVHSFGDTLGDVCTQLDLCNAKIWPHSPVIGWPKALQLLKDLRIGVLASAPGLLLAMAKEAERQGLNPREDFALRAFMMSGELCTPALKNNLYSLWGAQAYNSLYGSQEAMIIAACNANDQLVPHRLNYIIEVLDPKSGESLGDTGDGELCVTMLIPGSKPLIRYRTGDLVSIQSRPGYGQSMRQTVKVVGRVKDAVQLNDRAFSAAQIEQALLEGVEQCLGYQIILSRANDRDTVIAKLEMSRFFEGDRGRLVLLIKERLRERLGVDATVMVVGDLAEHVNLGSWFSWKEARIVDQRQGQ
- a CDS encoding iron-containing redox enzyme family protein — translated: MQAFFKELDAIVEAGWAQIKQGAYWKFSLDNPTPPALYQQLMLQVYHYTRYNSVNQAACAYSADPEDTTLLRFVYKHALEELGHERMVLRDLESVGLLPQAMPAPLAPTQALIAFLNDVAIRKGPIARLGYSYWAEDVYEHIQPILERFRADLGLKDEQMTFFVAHSTIDEKHAEEVRMAMQRAVKTEEDRRQIKEVARVTLWLTGQLMEEALRAYLAGEEGLREAS
- a CDS encoding flavodoxin family protein; this translates as MNLTIIVGSSRPGGVSARVVALVRRHLGEEVAVDDIWLKDYRIDYCDADNACSDQDCQVQDDVGQLVARLDRADAVLYLPVMHAYGTNSRFQAFLERVGYGFLRPRERPLRDKLAAIAVVGRRYGHTAVFSQVALNVLLNKMILVGSGFPPCFQTQLAHDPEAEQALRETLDRLCEHHCRLNPPALATGKPERILRPIQFQKG
- a CDS encoding DMT family transporter, with protein sequence MPLKDSLLALLVAFLWGAQVTAVKIGGAELPPILMVAMRYAIMALFLLPLLKRVKREQFASVALIATITGTLHFGLLYCGIARVDASTSAIIYQLAAPFTLVLAFALLGEVLKLRLLAGILLAFAGVLVLLATPSAGGTFIGMLLVALAALAFAAGSVLTKRLGPLDPLALSAWTAVIAAPQLLLWSFVQEGEQWARVYTASAQAWWAVLYTALSGGLLGFGLWFWLLGRNSMQQLSPYLLLVPVFAIAVSQVMLAEGFSQRLVIGAVLTLSGVALCQLRLPARFFLKTGSKGQGVADEPR